The Paracholeplasma brassicae genome contains a region encoding:
- a CDS encoding GGDEF domain-containing protein, protein MTTELETVLRLLGSHAFIVYLMLVMIPLKEPVRNNQRIVVAGAILITVINAFLISLYGVKFYVRFYFLTLTIPHVFMFLIFSYYRGAKVIFALLSVQMVGNLTIINGLLTSYLLFGKDAPLFDLLARILTYLMLLSVMFKYVRPTYLKMANRLDKGWWVLNGAMILSYALLYFILFVPNAIFQRPIYFIHGYIAIGLTVFIYVIMSFLFKEIEKKMKTLEDKEQLSAQVTTLAKESKTISSIAYTDTLTGVKNRYSLYSDIDSLIKEARPFLLVFMDLDQLKEINDRYSHQEGDQYLRSFAEAVKRAIGDYGEFYRFAGDEFIAIVKNHIEQFDIKSCRLLVEANLDNGLPFLGFSCGLSYFPTDGLTSDELISLADQLMYLEKKEKKQTR, encoded by the coding sequence ATGACAACTGAACTTGAAACCGTCTTACGATTACTTGGCTCTCACGCGTTCATCGTTTATTTGATGTTGGTGATGATACCACTTAAAGAACCTGTAAGAAACAATCAACGAATTGTCGTTGCTGGGGCGATACTCATTACGGTAATCAACGCTTTTTTGATTAGCCTTTACGGGGTTAAATTCTACGTTAGGTTTTATTTTTTGACGCTGACGATACCACACGTATTCATGTTTTTGATCTTTTCTTATTATCGTGGGGCTAAAGTCATTTTTGCACTACTGTCGGTGCAAATGGTTGGTAACCTAACGATAATCAATGGGCTACTGACGTCTTATTTACTTTTTGGTAAGGATGCCCCACTATTTGATTTATTGGCTAGAATCTTGACTTATCTGATGTTGTTATCTGTGATGTTTAAATATGTAAGACCCACATACTTAAAAATGGCGAATCGTTTGGATAAGGGGTGGTGGGTGTTAAACGGGGCGATGATCCTATCATACGCGCTTCTTTATTTTATTTTGTTTGTCCCAAATGCGATATTTCAGCGACCAATCTATTTCATCCATGGCTATATAGCGATTGGACTAACGGTATTTATTTATGTGATTATGTCATTTTTATTTAAAGAAATTGAAAAGAAGATGAAAACCCTTGAAGACAAAGAACAACTTAGTGCTCAAGTAACTACGCTAGCAAAAGAGTCAAAGACAATCTCATCGATTGCCTACACGGACACCTTGACGGGAGTGAAAAATAGGTATTCACTTTATAGTGACATCGATTCTTTGATTAAAGAAGCTAGACCGTTTTTATTGGTTTTCATGGACCTCGATCAATTAAAAGAAATTAACGACCGTTATAGTCATCAAGAAGGTGATCAATATTTAAGATCGTTTGCTGAGGCGGTAAAAAGGGCCATAGGCGATTATGGTGAGTTTTACCGGTTTGCCGGTGATGAGTTTATTGCGATCGTCAAAAATCATATTGAGCAGTTTGACATCAAGTCCTGTCGTTTATTAGTTGAAGCTAACCTTGACAATGGATTACCATTTTTAGGATTTAGTTGCGGGCTTTCCTATTTTCCGACGGACGGGTTAACGAGTGATGAACTTATTAGTTTGGCCGATCAATTGATGTATTTAGAGAAAAAAGAGAAAAAACAAACACGCTAG
- the whiA gene encoding DNA-binding protein WhiA, with product MSFAKSVKDELINLKSSDAEQLAELSALLHLHTSISINNEGMSLQFTTNNAGIARRFVVILKHLYQSEIELLSKSSSKLRKRGYIVNIKTNVKKIVEDHSMFDQNIGVYEKMTQTDVEKRAYIRGCFLSSGSINDPSKPTYHLEIFTEDKIEAIFIQRLMNHFDLNAKITKRRKGLIIYLKEAEAISNFLSVIGANESMFRYEDIRIKRDFNNSINRLINIEIANERKTLTAANKMLKDIEFIRENRDFDLLDQKLKDTIVLRESFPDASLNELIIEYKKMTGEPLSKSGMNHRLVKIKELADQIREGR from the coding sequence ATGTCGTTTGCGAAAAGTGTTAAAGATGAACTTATTAATTTAAAATCAAGTGACGCTGAACAGCTTGCAGAGCTTTCGGCGCTTCTTCATTTACACACATCGATTTCGATTAATAATGAGGGAATGAGCCTTCAGTTTACAACGAATAATGCAGGGATTGCCAGACGCTTTGTCGTCATTCTAAAGCATTTGTATCAAAGTGAAATTGAATTGCTTTCAAAGTCATCTTCAAAGCTTCGAAAACGAGGTTACATCGTTAATATTAAAACGAATGTTAAAAAAATCGTAGAAGATCACTCGATGTTTGATCAAAACATTGGGGTATATGAAAAAATGACTCAAACGGATGTTGAGAAGAGAGCCTATATTAGAGGGTGCTTCTTATCAAGTGGATCGATTAATGACCCATCCAAACCAACATACCATCTTGAGATTTTCACGGAAGATAAAATTGAAGCGATTTTCATACAACGTTTGATGAATCACTTTGATTTAAATGCGAAAATTACAAAGCGACGTAAAGGGTTGATTATTTATTTAAAGGAAGCAGAGGCAATCAGTAATTTCTTAAGCGTCATTGGCGCCAATGAATCGATGTTTCGCTACGAAGATATACGAATCAAACGGGACTTTAATAACTCAATTAATCGCTTAATCAACATTGAGATTGCCAATGAAAGAAAAACCCTGACGGCAGCAAATAAAATGCTAAAAGACATTGAGTTCATTAGAGAAAACCGTGACTTTGACCTATTAGATCAAAAGTTAAAGGACACCATCGTTCTTAGGGAAAGTTTTCCGGATGCGTCTTTGAACGAATTAATCATCGAATATAAAAAAATGACCGGCGAACCCTTATCTAAGTCTGGGATGAATCACCGCTTAGTAAAGATTAAAGAACTTGCTGATCAAATAAGAGAAGGGCGATAA
- a CDS encoding DUF1475 family protein translates to MISFIDLYVGFFLMALWILFREEKNYLKILWFILLMVFGFFTGALYVLIQLYRSQGDWLSFFLGHQKERLLKQSIKNRS, encoded by the coding sequence TTGATCTCCTTTATTGATCTATACGTCGGATTCTTTTTAATGGCGTTATGGATTTTATTTCGTGAAGAGAAAAATTACTTGAAAATCCTTTGGTTTATCCTACTGATGGTTTTCGGTTTTTTCACAGGCGCACTCTACGTACTAATTCAACTCTACCGCAGTCAAGGTGATTGGTTATCGTTTTTCTTAGGTCATCAAAAAGAACGTTTGCTCAAACAAAGCATAAAAAATCGGTCTTAG
- a CDS encoding macro domain-containing protein, with amino-acid sequence MPFEILRSDITKMKVDAIINPSSIHRNVSDGVEFDIYQAAGPGLQEERNAYGVIKAKEAVLTKGFDLPAKHVIHVASPVYKNGSHHETQALRQAYKASLKLASTHQFESIAFPLIASGANRFPRGEALEVALSEIKLFLEKHEMMIYLVVYDEASYQVSLDRFNEVKNYLSDLDESKTNRVFFKMDLVDAYERPVARRILRTRKLSEIDLTLDETFSSCLFRLIDESDLTDVDVYKKANIDRKLFSKIKSNDDYQPSKLTVIAFSIALELNLDQTKDLLNKAGYSLSPSSKFDKIISYFIEDENYDLYEINQVLFAFEQKTIGGI; translated from the coding sequence ATGCCTTTTGAAATTTTAAGAAGTGATATAACAAAAATGAAGGTGGATGCGATTATAAATCCATCAAGTATACATCGAAACGTTAGTGATGGTGTTGAATTCGATATTTATCAGGCAGCTGGCCCTGGTTTGCAAGAAGAAAGAAACGCCTATGGTGTAATCAAAGCTAAAGAGGCTGTTCTTACTAAAGGCTTTGATTTACCTGCAAAGCATGTGATTCATGTGGCATCACCGGTTTATAAAAACGGATCACATCATGAAACACAAGCATTACGCCAAGCGTATAAGGCTTCCTTAAAACTAGCAAGCACACACCAATTTGAGTCGATTGCATTTCCATTAATCGCCTCAGGTGCCAACAGATTTCCAAGAGGAGAAGCGCTAGAAGTAGCGCTTTCTGAAATTAAACTGTTTTTAGAAAAACACGAGATGATGATTTATTTAGTGGTTTATGATGAGGCGTCGTATCAAGTCTCTTTAGACCGCTTCAATGAGGTAAAAAATTACTTAAGTGATTTGGATGAATCAAAGACAAACAGAGTTTTCTTTAAAATGGATTTGGTGGATGCATATGAACGTCCAGTGGCTAGAAGAATTTTAAGAACTAGAAAGCTATCAGAAATTGATTTAACCTTAGACGAGACATTTAGTTCGTGTTTGTTTCGTTTGATTGATGAAAGTGATTTAACTGACGTTGACGTCTATAAAAAAGCGAACATTGATCGCAAACTATTTTCAAAAATTAAAAGTAACGACGATTACCAACCAAGTAAACTGACAGTCATTGCCTTTTCAATTGCCTTAGAACTGAATCTAGATCAGACAAAAGATTTACTGAATAAAGCGGGGTATTCGCTATCACCTAGTTCAAAGTTCGATAAAATCATTTCGTATTTTATTGAAGATGAAAATTATGATTTGTATGAAATTAATCAAGTGCTTTTCGCATTTGAACAAAAAACCATCGGAGGCATCTAA
- a CDS encoding DUF4097 family beta strand repeat-containing protein: protein MKLVLKFGIVFVILGMIGAATFLFLSGNDADRLLEEKVLKYESDRFTKLYLSVEDEKIVLKPSLTNELIITIIYEDYETLTIKELENELNIDVRAPFLTRFTRGIQVFNLARMMNPKEVIIELPEAIEDVYLKTSNGKISVTGVNLQQGSFVTSNGKIEIQESRITLLGADTSNGDISLEGVTATKANLDTSNGAIELQTITIDEIDAQTSNGRITGSKITTNRLKVHSSNGSINLNVYGQFMDYKVKTKTSNGTVRINDAVYGSSTYNPNKTPYIEAITSNGSIDLSFYGDE from the coding sequence ATGAAACTCGTACTAAAATTTGGTATTGTATTTGTTATTCTTGGGATGATTGGGGCAGCCACATTCTTATTTCTCTCAGGCAATGATGCCGATAGATTATTAGAAGAAAAAGTACTGAAGTATGAGAGTGATCGTTTTACTAAACTCTATCTTAGTGTGGAGGATGAAAAAATCGTTCTTAAACCATCCCTAACAAACGAATTGATTATCACCATCATTTATGAAGATTATGAAACACTGACGATCAAAGAGCTTGAAAACGAACTCAATATAGACGTTCGTGCCCCATTTTTAACTCGATTTACTCGAGGCATTCAAGTCTTTAATTTGGCGCGCATGATGAACCCAAAAGAAGTCATTATTGAACTGCCAGAGGCAATTGAAGACGTGTACTTAAAAACATCAAATGGAAAGATAAGTGTCACTGGTGTAAATCTACAACAAGGCTCATTTGTCACATCAAATGGTAAAATTGAGATTCAAGAAAGTCGCATTACGCTTTTAGGAGCAGATACCTCCAATGGGGATATTTCTTTAGAAGGTGTTACAGCAACAAAAGCAAACCTCGATACCTCTAATGGTGCTATCGAACTTCAAACCATCACGATTGATGAAATAGACGCACAAACGTCTAATGGACGGATTACGGGTTCTAAAATCACAACCAATCGTCTTAAAGTACATTCGTCTAATGGCTCAATCAACTTAAATGTTTACGGTCAATTTATGGATTATAAAGTTAAAACAAAGACGTCTAACGGGACCGTTAGAATCAATGATGCGGTTTATGGGTCTTCAACCTACAACCCAAACAAAACACCATACATTGAAGCCATTACATCAAATGGCTCAATCGACTTATCCTTTTATGGGGATGAATAA
- a CDS encoding adenylate cyclase, with translation MKYKYKDGKSRVIQILDNDTSINERKSIPINDSDFKYDNGIKAWTSAIFVDLRNSSQMMEEEEFIEMSKILRSFISETLEILNLEKDLVRELGIRGDCVYGIYSTPKDSDELKIFDLTILINTLVYMLNSLFSEKGYRKIDIGIGFSCDYEFIVKTGRKGTGANDKVWIGDAIHIASKLSNCMSKAGRKAIGINANNLEFIIDKIKERNPNKNVDSWFSTFNYKNREYVQCGIVDVEFNNWVAGGMKDE, from the coding sequence TTGAAATATAAATATAAGGATGGGAAAAGTAGAGTCATTCAAATATTAGATAATGATACTTCAATAAATGAAAGAAAATCAATTCCCATTAATGACAGTGACTTTAAATATGATAACGGTATAAAAGCGTGGACTAGTGCAATATTTGTTGACTTAAGAAATTCATCACAAATGATGGAAGAAGAAGAGTTCATCGAAATGTCAAAAATATTACGATCATTTATTTCTGAGACATTAGAAATATTAAATTTGGAAAAAGATTTAGTAAGAGAGTTAGGTATTAGGGGGGATTGTGTTTACGGTATATATTCAACACCAAAAGATTCAGATGAATTGAAAATCTTTGATCTGACTATCTTAATAAATACATTGGTTTATATGCTGAATTCTTTATTTAGTGAGAAAGGATATAGGAAAATCGATATTGGTATTGGGTTTTCCTGTGATTACGAGTTTATCGTTAAAACTGGTCGAAAAGGAACAGGTGCTAATGATAAAGTTTGGATAGGAGACGCAATACATATTGCATCTAAATTATCAAATTGTATGAGCAAAGCTGGAAGAAAGGCTATCGGTATTAATGCCAACAATTTGGAATTCATTATTGACAAGATAAAAGAACGCAATCCAAATAAGAATGTTGATAGTTGGTTTTCTACATTTAATTATAAGAATAGAGAATATGTGCAATGTGGTATTGTCGATGTGGAGTTTAATAATTGGGTTGCAGGAGGAATGAAAGATGAATGA
- a CDS encoding PadR family transcriptional regulator, with amino-acid sequence MDAQLKKGFLEVLVLSAMKEEPSYGYKIITDLSNLIDISESTLYPILKRLEQQKYLTTYQEQHQSRLRKYYRITDLGMAVINAAYKDFKEIETIYKYILR; translated from the coding sequence ATGGATGCGCAATTAAAAAAAGGGTTTCTTGAAGTACTTGTGCTTTCTGCGATGAAAGAAGAGCCTTCATACGGGTATAAAATTATCACCGACTTATCGAACTTAATTGACATTAGTGAATCGACATTATACCCAATCTTAAAGCGGTTAGAACAACAAAAGTATTTAACAACTTACCAGGAACAACACCAATCAAGATTAAGAAAGTATTACCGAATCACGGATTTAGGTATGGCCGTCATTAATGCGGCGTATAAGGATTTTAAAGAGATTGAAACCATCTATAAATACATATTGAGGTAG
- a CDS encoding vWA domain-containing protein, whose amino-acid sequence MKKDLVELIFILDRSGSMAGLEKDTIGGFNSMIKRQKETKGQALVTTVLFDDHYELIHQRKRISNVNDMTTNEYFVRGTTALLDAIGRSVTQIIACHKKLKNDEIPERTVVVITTDGMENASREYSSAKIKQMIEFQKEKYQWEFIFLGANMDALNTAKDFGISEDRVANYHADEEGTELNFRVIAETISELRVKKSISSDWKNEIDEDYQTRHKK is encoded by the coding sequence ATGAAAAAAGATTTAGTCGAGTTAATTTTTATCTTAGACCGCAGTGGCTCAATGGCAGGCTTAGAAAAAGATACCATCGGTGGGTTTAATTCAATGATCAAAAGACAAAAAGAAACTAAGGGACAAGCACTTGTGACAACCGTTTTGTTTGATGATCATTACGAATTAATTCATCAAAGAAAACGAATCAGTAACGTTAATGACATGACAACAAACGAATATTTTGTTAGAGGAACCACCGCGTTACTAGATGCGATTGGTCGAAGTGTCACACAAATAATTGCATGTCATAAAAAGCTAAAAAATGATGAAATACCGGAGAGAACTGTTGTTGTTATTACAACCGATGGAATGGAAAATGCAAGTAGAGAATATTCAAGTGCGAAAATTAAACAAATGATTGAGTTCCAAAAAGAAAAATACCAATGGGAATTTATTTTTTTAGGCGCCAATATGGATGCGCTTAATACCGCTAAAGATTTCGGGATTTCAGAAGACCGAGTGGCTAATTATCACGCCGATGAAGAAGGAACAGAGTTAAACTTTAGAGTGATTGCTGAAACAATCAGTGAACTTAGGGTAAAAAAATCAATCAGCTCCGATTGGAAAAATGAGATTGATGAAGACTATCAAACACGTCATAAGAAGTAG
- the acpS gene encoding holo-ACP synthase: protein MFEVGIDLVDLKTLESKISEALIHRLLSVDEFNIYEGITDKVRKLTFLGGRFAAKEALFKAFKQGDKTANYRDFTVLNDLAGAPYFVQNAFLENVTIKLSITHTTTYASAVVLLIKNK, encoded by the coding sequence GTGTTTGAAGTTGGCATTGATTTGGTGGATTTAAAGACACTGGAATCGAAAATAAGTGAAGCGTTAATTCATAGACTTTTATCGGTTGATGAATTTAACATCTATGAGGGTATTACTGACAAGGTGCGAAAACTGACGTTCTTGGGTGGTCGTTTTGCTGCGAAAGAAGCGCTATTTAAGGCATTTAAACAAGGGGATAAAACCGCGAACTATCGTGATTTTACAGTTTTGAATGACCTCGCTGGTGCGCCTTATTTTGTGCAAAATGCTTTCTTAGAAAACGTCACAATCAAACTATCAATTACACACACAACGACTTACGCAAGTGCGGTTGTGTTACTAATAAAAAACAAATAA
- a CDS encoding DUF1700 domain-containing protein — translation MTKKQFLNELKLALGNDVEQQDILKYYEELIDEAVLDGESEEEMIKRLGSVKEIIQTMGKTYPANLSKKRESVTLFKQVLLMIVSVIALFFFISLISSGGISFFTTLLRVGQYESLYLDLYFLSEALIAVGVIFISSACIYFTLRRIKQLMTYFEERRSRL, via the coding sequence ATGACAAAAAAACAGTTTTTAAATGAATTAAAACTAGCCCTGGGAAATGACGTTGAGCAACAAGATATCCTTAAGTACTATGAGGAATTAATCGATGAAGCTGTCTTAGATGGGGAATCAGAAGAAGAAATGATCAAACGGTTGGGCAGTGTCAAAGAAATCATTCAGACGATGGGAAAAACATACCCAGCGAATTTGTCAAAAAAGCGTGAGTCAGTCACACTTTTTAAGCAAGTCTTATTAATGATTGTTTCGGTTATCGCGTTATTCTTCTTTATATCTTTGATTAGTTCAGGGGGGATCTCATTTTTTACGACATTGCTTCGTGTGGGGCAATACGAGAGCCTCTATTTGGACTTGTATTTTCTATCGGAAGCATTAATCGCTGTTGGGGTAATCTTTATCTCAAGTGCGTGTATCTATTTTACACTAAGACGTATTAAGCAACTAATGACTTATTTTGAGGAAAGAAGGAGCCGCTTATGA
- the asnA gene encoding aspartate--ammonia ligase: MYQSKLSLMQTEDAIKAIKDLFEKELSKALKLKRISSPLIVDKDSGINDYLNGAEPPVGFSFQEQTLEIVQSLAKWKRMALNRYGFSYDEGLYTDMNALRPNEVLSPIHSIYVDQWDWEKIISKEERQEAFLISVVKRIYEALKQVEDEINKRYAKLTKKLPESIYFISSEALLMRYPTQTPKEREYLITKEKGAVFITQIGGLLSNNEAHDGRSPDYDDWSLNGDLLVYHEPLDIALELSSMGIRVDDQALLSQLELRGNLERLNYPYHQAIINKTLPLTIGGGIGQSRLCLFYLEKRHIGEVQASHWPEEMKENLAKENVYLL; the protein is encoded by the coding sequence ATGTATCAAAGTAAGTTATCATTAATGCAAACCGAAGATGCCATTAAGGCAATCAAAGATCTGTTTGAAAAAGAACTTTCAAAGGCACTCAAATTAAAACGGATTTCATCGCCGTTGATTGTCGATAAAGACAGCGGTATTAACGACTATTTAAATGGGGCAGAGCCGCCCGTAGGTTTTTCATTTCAAGAACAAACCTTAGAGATTGTTCAATCCCTTGCCAAATGGAAACGCATGGCGCTTAATCGCTATGGTTTTTCTTATGATGAAGGGCTATACACCGATATGAATGCCTTAAGGCCAAATGAAGTCTTATCGCCAATTCATTCAATCTATGTGGATCAATGGGACTGGGAGAAGATCATCTCTAAAGAAGAACGACAAGAAGCTTTTTTAATCTCGGTGGTTAAACGCATTTATGAGGCGTTAAAACAGGTCGAAGATGAAATCAACAAGCGTTATGCTAAATTAACTAAGAAGCTGCCAGAATCAATCTATTTCATCTCTTCTGAGGCACTATTGATGAGGTATCCAACACAGACACCAAAAGAAAGAGAATACTTAATCACAAAAGAAAAAGGTGCGGTCTTTATTACACAAATTGGCGGGTTATTATCCAACAATGAAGCACACGATGGCAGAAGCCCAGATTACGATGATTGGTCATTAAATGGGGATTTACTGGTTTATCATGAACCACTAGACATCGCCTTAGAATTATCAAGTATGGGTATTCGAGTCGATGATCAAGCGCTATTATCACAACTAGAGTTAAGGGGAAATTTAGAACGTCTAAATTACCCATATCATCAGGCAATCATCAACAAGACATTGCCGCTAACCATAGGTGGCGGGATTGGACAATCAAGGCTATGTTTATTTTACTTAGAAAAACGCCACATCGGTGAAGTACAGGCAAGTCATTGGCCAGAAGAAATGAAAGAAAATCTAGCAAAAGAAAACGTCTATTTGTTGTAA
- a CDS encoding Tex family protein yields MDQNLIKEISQNLSIKGAQVESVLKLLDEGNTIPFIARYRKEVTGGLDEEQINTIHKEWEYGVNLAKRKEDVIRLIDEKGMLTEALQMQIMSSTKLIEVEDLYRPYKEKKKTKATEAIKKGLQPLADLIFSQPNQVDIELEAQAFLTDEVLTIEDAITGAKYIISEYVSDNAEYRKHLRELVEKTGLIVAKEKKNAKELDEKGVYVNYYDHKELINKVAPHRVLAMNRAENEKIISVSLDTDQEVMLQYLGLKVINNQKSPVVHLIKEAIEDALKRLIYPSIEREVRSDLTSKAEDQAIDVFSINLRNLLLQQPMKDKIVLGVDPAYRTGCKLCVVNEQGTVLQKGVIYPHEKYIGEKMSDERVKLSEKIIKQFIAKYGVNLIAIGNGTASRETESFIANLLRESNLDVKYVIVNEAGASVYSASDYARNEFPDFSVEERSAASIARRLQDPLSELVKIDPKSIGVGQYQHDVSQKKLSESLDFVVTNAVNQVGVNINSASQALLTYISGLNKTVAENIVKYRDEFGAFKSRKDIKKVPRLGDKAFEQSVGFLRIADGLEPLDITSIHPESYDYAKQIMAMYQITPEMFGKPEIKKLIDAINRNELVKTLGIDKYTLNDILDAFIAPLRDPRDQFDAPVLRSDILNLEDLKPGMQLEGTVRNVVDFGCFVDCGLKEDGLVHISKLSKSFVKHPKDVVSVGDIVKVWVLSVDEKRGKVSLSMIEPR; encoded by the coding sequence ATGGATCAAAATTTAATTAAAGAAATCAGTCAAAATCTATCGATTAAGGGTGCACAAGTCGAGTCCGTTTTAAAATTACTTGATGAAGGCAATACCATTCCGTTTATCGCAAGATACCGTAAGGAAGTTACCGGCGGGCTAGATGAAGAACAAATCAACACCATTCACAAAGAGTGGGAATATGGCGTGAACTTGGCAAAACGTAAAGAAGACGTTATTCGTTTGATTGACGAAAAAGGCATGTTAACCGAAGCGCTTCAAATGCAAATTATGAGTTCGACCAAATTAATCGAAGTTGAAGATTTGTATCGTCCTTACAAAGAAAAGAAAAAGACCAAAGCAACCGAAGCAATTAAAAAAGGCCTTCAACCGCTAGCGGATCTGATCTTTAGCCAACCAAACCAAGTGGATATTGAATTAGAAGCACAAGCGTTTTTAACAGACGAAGTCTTAACGATTGAAGACGCGATTACTGGTGCGAAATACATCATCAGTGAATACGTAAGTGATAACGCTGAGTATCGTAAGCATTTAAGAGAGCTCGTTGAAAAAACTGGTTTGATTGTTGCAAAAGAGAAGAAGAATGCCAAAGAACTTGATGAAAAAGGCGTTTATGTCAATTACTATGACCATAAAGAATTAATCAATAAAGTCGCACCGCACCGTGTGCTTGCGATGAACCGCGCAGAGAATGAAAAAATTATTTCAGTTTCTCTTGACACGGATCAAGAAGTAATGTTACAATATCTCGGTTTGAAAGTGATCAATAACCAAAAATCACCAGTCGTCCATTTGATTAAAGAGGCGATTGAAGATGCACTTAAGCGTTTGATTTACCCAAGCATTGAAAGAGAAGTCCGTTCGGATTTAACTTCAAAAGCTGAAGATCAAGCCATTGACGTGTTCTCAATTAACTTAAGAAACTTACTCTTACAACAACCAATGAAAGATAAAATCGTTCTTGGTGTTGACCCAGCGTACCGCACGGGTTGTAAACTATGTGTGGTTAATGAGCAAGGCACTGTTTTACAAAAAGGCGTCATTTACCCACATGAGAAATACATTGGGGAAAAAATGTCGGACGAACGAGTCAAACTATCTGAAAAAATCATTAAACAGTTTATTGCAAAATATGGGGTTAACTTGATTGCCATTGGTAATGGAACAGCCTCAAGAGAAACAGAAAGTTTTATTGCGAATTTACTTAGAGAAAGCAATCTTGACGTTAAATACGTCATTGTTAACGAAGCGGGTGCTTCAGTTTACTCTGCAAGTGATTACGCAAGAAATGAATTTCCAGATTTCTCTGTTGAAGAAAGAAGTGCGGCATCGATTGCCCGTCGTCTTCAAGACCCACTATCAGAGCTTGTAAAAATTGATCCAAAATCCATTGGGGTTGGTCAATATCAGCATGACGTCTCACAAAAAAAATTAAGTGAATCACTTGATTTTGTGGTGACAAATGCCGTCAACCAAGTAGGGGTTAACATCAACAGTGCTTCACAAGCATTATTAACTTATATTTCTGGTCTGAATAAGACCGTTGCAGAAAATATTGTCAAGTATCGTGACGAATTTGGCGCATTTAAGAGTCGTAAGGACATCAAAAAAGTACCTAGACTTGGCGATAAAGCCTTTGAACAATCGGTTGGATTCTTGCGTATTGCTGATGGGTTAGAACCATTAGACATTACCTCAATTCACCCAGAGAGTTACGATTACGCAAAACAAATCATGGCGATGTATCAAATCACGCCAGAGATGTTTGGCAAACCAGAAATAAAAAAACTCATTGATGCCATTAACCGTAACGAACTGGTTAAAACACTTGGCATCGATAAGTACACCTTAAATGACATTCTAGATGCATTTATTGCTCCATTAAGAGATCCTAGAGACCAATTTGACGCACCAGTGTTAAGAAGTGATATTCTTAACCTAGAAGATTTAAAACCAGGTATGCAATTAGAAGGCACCGTACGTAACGTTGTTGACTTTGGTTGCTTTGTTGACTGTGGTTTGAAAGAAGATGGTTTAGTACATATTTCTAAATTATCAAAATCATTTGTTAAACATCCTAAAGATGTTGTCTCAGTCGGGGATATTGTTAAAGTTTGGGTATTAAGTGTAGATGAAAAACGAGGGAAAGTCTCTCTCTCCATGATCGAACCTCGTTAA